In one window of Rathayibacter caricis DSM 15933 DNA:
- a CDS encoding ComEC/Rec2 family competence protein, which translates to MRAADLRLLPVAVLTWTAAALSGLLPVSIVLKAGPGILLAAWAAVALLLVLLVLLAGRRTLLAVLAVPAAGAALAITAVVLSAPGAHPEPLVEAAERRTRIALEIRVETAARPLATGGVWFDAVALSIDAEEIAAPVRVFLAEPGGRVPVGSELLLEARADGGPRDPVGERTLVTASGILDRSAPTGIAAVAEVLRSSFLERTAVLGGDVAGLLPGLATGDTTALTADLEEDMRTASLTHLTAVSGANCAVVVVAGWLLASLLGVNRLLRTLSALLALAAFVVLVTPEPSVVRAATMATVVLLARLGRRSGAAVPALLASVVLLVIADPAIAGKLGFVLSVLATAGLLLLAEPIARRLGEVLPRPLALVLAVPTAAQLACQPVVLLVDPTVPVYGVLANLLAEPAAPLATGLGLIGCLLAPWWPWGADAAIRFAAVPTWWIASIARAVSSWPMPRLAWWPGLAGVLALTVLTVLALLLLTRTRRLAVLRRTVAAVLAALLAGTAATGVATPLLRSGSVPQDWRVAMCDVGQGDAILLRGDGGVLLVDTGPLPERLDACLSLLGVDRISMLVLTHYDLDHVGGLEAAAHRVDSALVGPSAEIGDERDRSVLRDAGAEVRETEQGEEGALGSLRWRVLWPERGSSLRGNAASVTLRVDIGPDSVGGPLSIALLGDLGAEEQGRLARLPIGPVDVVKVAHHGSADQAPALFDALDAGAGLVSVGADNDYGHPAPSLLSLLAGRGVEALRSDVEGTVVLASRSDGIAVWASGPTAVPAASGGHGQTVGWRALDRAGDGRTTAWQAEPPRARRRRPRRRRSRSSPGTRRGPPPSS; encoded by the coding sequence GTGAGGGCGGCGGATCTGCGGCTGCTCCCGGTGGCCGTGCTGACCTGGACGGCGGCCGCGCTCAGCGGACTGCTGCCGGTCTCGATCGTGCTCAAGGCCGGCCCGGGGATCCTGCTCGCGGCCTGGGCCGCCGTCGCCCTCCTCCTCGTGCTCCTCGTCCTCCTCGCGGGTCGGCGGACGCTCCTCGCCGTCCTCGCGGTCCCGGCGGCGGGAGCGGCCCTCGCGATCACCGCGGTCGTCCTCTCGGCACCGGGTGCGCATCCGGAGCCGCTCGTCGAGGCTGCCGAACGGCGCACCCGGATCGCGCTCGAGATCCGGGTCGAGACCGCGGCGCGCCCGCTCGCGACGGGCGGCGTCTGGTTCGACGCCGTCGCGCTCTCGATCGACGCCGAGGAGATCGCCGCGCCCGTGAGGGTCTTCCTGGCGGAGCCGGGAGGGCGCGTCCCGGTCGGCTCCGAGCTCCTGCTGGAGGCACGGGCCGACGGCGGACCCCGGGACCCCGTGGGGGAGCGCACGCTCGTCACGGCGTCCGGGATCCTCGACCGGAGCGCGCCGACGGGGATCGCCGCCGTCGCGGAAGTGCTGCGCTCGAGCTTCCTCGAGCGCACGGCCGTCCTCGGCGGTGACGTGGCGGGTCTGCTGCCCGGTCTCGCGACGGGCGACACGACCGCGCTCACCGCCGACCTCGAGGAGGACATGCGGACGGCCTCCCTCACCCACCTGACCGCGGTCTCCGGCGCGAACTGCGCGGTCGTGGTCGTCGCCGGCTGGCTGCTGGCGTCGCTGCTCGGCGTGAACCGGCTCCTCCGCACCCTCAGCGCCCTGCTCGCCCTCGCCGCCTTCGTCGTCCTCGTCACCCCCGAGCCGAGCGTCGTCCGGGCGGCGACGATGGCGACCGTCGTGCTGCTGGCCCGTCTGGGGAGGCGGTCGGGAGCCGCGGTGCCGGCGCTGCTGGCGAGCGTCGTCCTGCTCGTGATCGCCGATCCGGCCATCGCGGGGAAGCTCGGCTTCGTGCTGTCGGTGCTGGCCACGGCCGGTCTGCTGCTGCTCGCGGAGCCGATCGCGCGCCGACTCGGCGAGGTGCTGCCCCGGCCCCTCGCACTCGTGCTCGCCGTGCCGACGGCCGCCCAGCTCGCCTGCCAGCCCGTCGTGCTGCTGGTGGATCCCACCGTCCCCGTCTACGGAGTCCTGGCGAACCTGCTCGCCGAACCGGCGGCTCCTCTCGCGACGGGGCTCGGACTGATCGGGTGCCTGCTGGCGCCGTGGTGGCCGTGGGGGGCCGATGCGGCCATCCGCTTCGCCGCGGTGCCGACCTGGTGGATCGCGTCGATCGCCCGCGCGGTGTCGAGCTGGCCGATGCCCCGGCTCGCCTGGTGGCCCGGGCTCGCCGGGGTGCTCGCCCTCACCGTGCTGACCGTCCTCGCGCTGCTCCTGCTGACGCGGACGCGTCGCCTCGCAGTGCTGCGCCGCACGGTCGCGGCTGTGCTCGCCGCCCTGCTCGCGGGCACGGCGGCGACCGGAGTGGCTACGCCGCTGCTGCGCTCCGGTTCCGTTCCCCAGGACTGGCGGGTCGCGATGTGCGATGTGGGCCAGGGCGACGCGATCCTCCTCCGGGGCGACGGGGGAGTGCTGCTGGTCGACACGGGGCCGCTGCCGGAGCGTCTCGACGCCTGCCTGTCCCTGCTCGGGGTCGACCGGATCTCGATGCTCGTGCTGACGCACTACGACCTCGACCACGTCGGCGGGCTCGAGGCCGCGGCTCACCGGGTCGACTCCGCGCTCGTCGGTCCCTCCGCCGAGATCGGCGACGAGCGCGACCGGAGCGTCCTCCGCGACGCGGGGGCGGAGGTGCGCGAGACGGAGCAGGGCGAGGAGGGCGCCCTGGGGTCGCTCCGCTGGCGGGTCCTCTGGCCCGAGCGGGGCAGCTCCCTGCGGGGGAACGCGGCCAGCGTGACCCTGCGCGTCGACATCGGCCCCGATTCGGTCGGCGGGCCCCTGTCGATCGCCCTGCTGGGCGACCTGGGTGCGGAGGAGCAGGGGCGCCTCGCGCGGCTTCCGATCGGACCGGTCGACGTGGTCAAGGTCGCGCACCACGGCTCGGCGGATCAGGCGCCCGCCCTCTTTGACGCACTCGACGCCGGTGCCGGTCTCGTCTCCGTCGGCGCCGACAACGACTACGGGCATCCGGCGCCCTCGCTGCTGTCCCTCCTTGCCGGGCGCGGGGTCGAGGCGCTGAGGTCGGACGTCGAGGGTACGGTCGTCCTGGCTTCGCGCAGCGACGGGATAGCGGTGTGGGCGAGCGGTCCGACGGCCGTCCCCGCCGCCTCGGGCGGGCACGGGCAGACCGTAGGGTGGAGGGCGCTCGATCGGGCGGGCGACGGAAGGACGACGGCATGGCAGGCAGAGCCCCCGCGCGCGCGAAGGCGGCGCCCTCGAAGGCGGCGATCCCGCAGCTCGCCTGGAACGAGACGAGGCCCGCCCCCGTCGTCCTGA
- the holA gene encoding DNA polymerase III subunit delta translates to MAGRAPARAKAAPSKAAIPQLAWNETRPAPVVLITGPEQFLADRALRFLRDFLRAEDPSLEVSDIDAGGYAPGELLTLASPSLFDEPRLLRVSNVEKCTDAFLIEAVEYLSSPADGATVVLRHGGGNRGKKLLDAIRSGAGGGIEIVCAELKRESDKVDFAVAEFRSAGRTATTGAVRALVSAFSDDLDELASACQQLISDASGEITEATVAQYYGGRVETTAFTVADAAIAGRHGEALLGLRHALASGADPVPIVAAFASKLRTMAKVAGSREGSGQIASRLGLAPWQVDRARRDLQGWTGDGLGTAIETVADADANVKGGGRDPVYALERMVSVISARGLHN, encoded by the coding sequence ATGGCAGGCAGAGCCCCCGCGCGCGCGAAGGCGGCGCCCTCGAAGGCGGCGATCCCGCAGCTCGCCTGGAACGAGACGAGGCCCGCCCCCGTCGTCCTGATCACCGGACCCGAGCAGTTCCTCGCCGATCGCGCGCTGCGCTTCCTCCGCGACTTCCTCCGCGCCGAGGATCCGAGCCTCGAGGTCAGCGACATCGACGCCGGAGGCTACGCTCCCGGTGAGCTCCTGACGCTCGCGAGCCCCTCCCTGTTCGACGAGCCGCGTCTGCTGCGCGTCTCGAACGTCGAGAAGTGCACCGACGCCTTCCTGATCGAGGCGGTGGAGTACCTGTCGTCGCCCGCAGACGGAGCGACCGTGGTGCTGCGGCACGGCGGCGGCAACCGCGGCAAGAAGCTGCTCGACGCGATCCGCTCGGGCGCGGGCGGCGGCATCGAGATCGTCTGCGCCGAGCTCAAGCGCGAGAGCGACAAGGTCGACTTCGCCGTCGCCGAGTTCCGCTCCGCTGGCCGCACGGCGACGACCGGCGCGGTCCGAGCCCTCGTGTCGGCCTTCTCGGACGACCTCGACGAGCTCGCCTCCGCATGTCAGCAGCTGATCTCGGACGCCTCGGGCGAGATCACCGAGGCCACCGTCGCCCAGTACTACGGCGGCCGCGTCGAGACCACCGCGTTCACCGTCGCCGACGCCGCGATCGCGGGGCGGCACGGAGAGGCGCTGCTGGGCCTGCGCCACGCGCTGGCGTCCGGAGCGGACCCCGTGCCGATCGTCGCCGCCTTCGCGAGCAAGCTCCGCACCATGGCGAAGGTCGCCGGCTCCCGCGAGGGTTCCGGCCAGATCGCCTCGCGTCTCGGCCTCGCCCCCTGGCAGGTCGACCGCGCCCGCCGCGACCTGCAGGGCTGGACCGGCGACGGACTGGGCACCGCCATCGAGACCGTCGCCGACGCCGACGCGAACGTCAAGGGCGGCGGCCGCGACCCCGTCTACGCCCTCGAGCGCATGGTCTCCGTCATCTCCGCCCGCGGCCTGCACAACTGA
- the rpsT gene encoding 30S ribosomal protein S20 yields MANIKSQIKRNLTNKKANERNKAVKSQLKTAVRSVHTAIASGDAAQAATALAFAAKKLDKAASKGVIHKNQAANRKSAIAKQVAAL; encoded by the coding sequence GTGGCAAACATCAAGTCGCAGATCAAGCGCAACCTCACCAACAAGAAGGCGAACGAGCGCAACAAGGCCGTCAAGAGCCAGCTCAAGACCGCCGTCCGCTCGGTGCACACCGCCATCGCCTCCGGCGACGCCGCCCAGGCCGCGACCGCCCTCGCGTTCGCCGCCAAGAAGCTCGACAAGGCCGCCAGCAAGGGCGTCATCCACAAGAACCAGGCCGCGAACCGCAAGTCGGCCATCGCGAAGCAGGTCGCGGCGCTGTAA
- a CDS encoding pyridoxal phosphate-dependent aminotransferase has protein sequence MPRLADHIPAVPPSGIRRLFEIALRLEGVTFLCVGEPDVPTAPHIIEAARAAWAADDTDYGPNGGIPELRRAIVDKLARDNGIRADVEQVWLTVGATQALYQAMTLTLRAGDEVLVPDPGYTTFTMNARMIEAVPVPYTLRPENGFLPDLDELERIVTDRTRVIIVNSPSNPLGVVLPRPLLERLLDFARRHDLWIISDEVYEYFTYGRPHTSLASIAQELGHDDDRVFSVFSFSKSYAMTGVRVGYLVTPPGMTSTMVTVQEAAISCVASPDQRAALAALTGPQEAVAEASAHYLANLRLATAILDERGIRFREPEGAFYLWIDMSHATGGDVASWVEAFLLETLVAVAPGSAFGRTGEGWIRVCLAADPADIEHGLRTLPAPVRP, from the coding sequence ATGCCACGTCTCGCCGATCACATCCCCGCGGTGCCGCCGTCCGGCATCCGCCGCCTCTTCGAGATCGCCCTCCGCCTCGAGGGCGTCACGTTCCTGTGCGTCGGCGAGCCCGACGTGCCGACTGCGCCGCACATCATCGAGGCCGCTCGTGCCGCGTGGGCGGCCGACGACACGGATTACGGACCCAACGGAGGCATCCCCGAGCTGCGGCGCGCGATCGTCGACAAGCTCGCCCGCGACAACGGCATCCGGGCGGACGTCGAGCAGGTCTGGCTGACCGTCGGCGCCACGCAGGCGCTCTACCAGGCGATGACGTTGACGCTGCGCGCGGGCGACGAGGTCCTCGTCCCGGATCCGGGCTACACCACGTTCACCATGAACGCGCGGATGATCGAGGCCGTCCCGGTGCCGTACACGCTCCGTCCCGAGAACGGCTTCCTCCCCGATCTCGACGAGCTCGAGCGCATCGTCACCGATCGCACCCGCGTGATCATCGTGAACAGCCCGTCGAATCCGCTCGGAGTCGTGCTCCCGCGCCCGCTGCTCGAGCGCCTCCTCGACTTCGCCCGGCGGCACGACCTGTGGATCATCAGCGACGAGGTCTACGAGTACTTCACCTACGGCCGCCCGCACACGAGCCTCGCGAGCATCGCGCAGGAGCTGGGCCACGACGACGACCGCGTCTTCAGCGTCTTCTCGTTCTCGAAGTCGTACGCGATGACCGGCGTGCGCGTCGGCTACCTCGTCACCCCGCCCGGGATGACCTCGACGATGGTCACCGTGCAGGAGGCGGCGATCAGCTGCGTCGCCTCTCCCGATCAGCGCGCGGCCCTCGCCGCTCTGACCGGTCCGCAGGAGGCGGTGGCGGAGGCCTCCGCGCACTACCTCGCGAACCTGCGGCTCGCCACGGCGATCCTCGACGAGCGCGGTATCCGCTTCCGCGAGCCCGAGGGCGCCTTCTACCTCTGGATCGACATGTCGCACGCGACCGGCGGCGACGTCGCCTCGTGGGTCGAGGCGTTCCTCCTCGAGACGCTCGTCGCCGTCGCTCCGGGCAGCGCCTTCGGTCGCACGGGCGAGGGCTGGATCCGGGTCTGCCTCGCGGCGGATCCGGCCGACATCGAGCACGGCCTGCGCACGCTGCCTGCTCCGGTCCGACCGTGA
- a CDS encoding GNAT family N-acetyltransferase, with the protein MSADGILVRRMREDEHAAVSRLRLAAYAHDYALGEEYAADVADVARHDREGEVWVAEDRDGRILATVTTAAPGSNLYSLGRPGELDWRLLAVAPEARGRGLGRLLTEFVVMLASERGLERVVMNSGTDMVAAHALYESMGFVRLAERENPPGVEPTRTYGLDL; encoded by the coding sequence GTGAGTGCGGACGGGATCCTCGTGCGCCGCATGCGCGAGGACGAGCACGCGGCGGTGTCGCGACTCCGCCTCGCCGCGTACGCCCACGACTACGCACTGGGAGAGGAGTACGCGGCCGACGTCGCGGACGTCGCTCGGCACGATCGCGAGGGCGAGGTCTGGGTCGCCGAGGACCGCGACGGCCGGATCCTCGCGACCGTCACCACGGCGGCTCCCGGATCGAACCTCTACTCCCTGGGCCGCCCCGGCGAGCTCGACTGGCGGCTGCTCGCGGTCGCCCCGGAGGCGCGCGGGCGCGGCCTCGGGCGCCTGCTCACCGAGTTCGTGGTGATGCTCGCGAGCGAGCGCGGCCTCGAGCGCGTCGTCATGAACAGCGGGACCGACATGGTCGCCGCGCACGCGCTCTACGAGAGCATGGGCTTCGTCCGCCTGGCCGAGCGCGAGAACCCGCCGGGCGTCGAGCCGACGCGCACCTACGGCCTCGACCTGTAG